Proteins from a genomic interval of Bradysia coprophila strain Holo2 chromosome X, BU_Bcop_v1, whole genome shotgun sequence:
- the LOC119085562 gene encoding cyclic GMP-AMP synthase-like: MANIIPDPRPLENRLHRISHRFISIDDEINTAFRHHFSNVSQLMITQLKSKDTLFQKIFQVLQMAGSYADGIKVNAPNEFDLLVLLKFPKPIPVNSTTPGYVTINIRDGLNTWLGWLAGDQEKYKRFIDGEGYLIQNQILDWLRKLVRGILAEHKYLFKIHGAEYSINQQNCGPAVTLDVYVQKCPSGYIGHFSIDFVPALQFDSNDRWVADKRPNIQVPRFWNAIPKPNKQVLHKNRDWICSYAEIERDYLNDLNRIKPLIRIFKKIRDKAHLTNLKSYYIKTIFLHRILEKSYDYWNRSLAVLFMEMFDVILNHLKTRTLWSLWHRNYNLFSQLHAHQIDAIYYNLKKIRDTITKNLVNNNPDIIYREILTREEMIDLEQREEEENQPSWCTIL; this comes from the coding sequence ATGGCCAATATTATACCGGATCCAAGACCATTAGAAAATCGTCTGCACCGTATATCGCACAGATTCATTTCAATCGACGACGAAATTAACACAGCATTTCGCCATCATTTCTCTAATGTGTCCCAGCTTATGATCACACAATTGAAATCTAAGGACacactttttcagaaaatttttcaagttCTTCAAATGGCTGGGAGCTATGCCGATGGCATTAAAGTGAATGCACCAAACGAATTCGATTTGTTGGTTCTATTGAAATTTCCGAAACCGATTCCAGTCAACAGTACGACTCCTGGTTATGTTACAATCAATATCAGGGATGGACTCAATACGTGGCTAGGATGGTTGGCTGGAGatcaagaaaaatataaaagattCATCGATGGTGAAGGTTACTTGATACAGAACCAAATATTAGATTGGCTGCGAAAGTTGGTAAGAGGAATTTTGGCCGAACATAAGTATCTTTTCAAGATTCATGGAGCCGAATATTCAATTAACCAACAAAATTGCGGTCCAGCTGTTACCCTCGACGTATATGTTCAGAAATGCCCATCTGGATACATCGGACATTTTTCGATAGACTTCGTACCAGCTTTACAGTTTGATTCGAATGATAGATGGGTTGCTGACAAACGACCAAATATTCAAGTTCCCCGATTTTGGAACGCGATTCCAAAGCCGAATAAACAAGTTTTGCACAAAAACAGAGACTGGATATGCTCGTATGCAGAGATTGAAAGAGATTATCTGAATGatttaaatcgaataaaaCCGTTGATCaggatttttaagaaaatccgAGACAAAGCACACTTAACGAATTTGAAAAGTTATTACATTAAGACCATTTTCCTGCATCGTATTCTTGAAAAATCTTACGATTATTGGAATAGATCATTGGCAGTACTTTTCATGGAAATGTTTGACGTTATTCTAAATCACTTAAAAACGAGAACTCTGTGGTCTCTTTGGCATCGTAATTACAATCTATTTTCGCAGTTACATGCTCACCAGATTGATGCAATCTATTataacttgaagaaaataaggGATACGATCACTAAAAATTTGGTTAACAATAATCCAGACATCATTTATCGAGAGATTTTGACGAGAGAGGAAATGATTGACTTGGAacaaagagaagaagaagagaatcAACCATCCTGGTGTACTATATTGTAG
- the LOC119085553 gene encoding uncharacterized protein LOC119085553: MKRMTIDEKELAIVFHLRGYKKSRIAKQIGFPRNIISSMIKAWKKEKRRRQRRRPKLSAQQVLNVHNYFIKNPFGTYDRCIQRLELPVKKGTVRRVLTKRGVRYYTDSQEHFLEMQNRIKRSRFALKYQHWTGHDWLKVSFLGECTVQQQPYFSGIILVKRQLDERRSSQKITTNEQRVQVNLVVVASHNGPNILYAVSDNFQAKHFKQLIKRRVKDVIGSKFLSMDNTELHSKGIEYLTQSGIKVLDFPSDLDIVADVGTMLQRKINLKRQASTVSTRDELLKIIDESWREIPDGFVKNCILSMPQRLKDVIKNEGGLY; this comes from the coding sequence ATGAAACGTATGACGATCGATGAAAAAGAGTTGGCGATTGTGTTTCACTTGAGGGGTTACAAAAAATCCCGCATTGCTAAACAGATCGGTTTCCCGCGAAACATAATTTCATCCATGATTAAAGCttggaaaaaagaaaaacgtcgTCGGCAACGGCGACGCCCAAAGTTATCAGCACAGCAGGTGTTGAAcgttcacaattattttattaaaaatccaTTTGGCACGTACGACCGATGTATCCAGCGTTTAGAGCTGCCCGTCAAAAAGGGCACTGTCAGAAGAGTGTTGACGAAAAGAGGAGTACGCTATTACACTGACAGTCAGGAACATTTCTTGGAGATGCAAAATCGGATCAAGCGCTCGAGATTCGCCTTAAAATATCAACATTGGACTGGACATGATTGGTTGAAAGTGAGCTTTTTGGGCGAATGTACTGTGCAACAGCAGCCATATTTCAGTGGAATCATTTTGGTGAAGCGACAACTTGACGAACGACGAAGTTCGCAGAAGATTACTACAAACGAACAGCGAGTTCAAGTCAATTTGGTTGTGGTTGCCTCCCACAATGGACCCAACATACTGTACGCTGTGAGTGACAACTTCCAAGCCAAGCATTTCAAACAGCTGATTAAGCGTAGAGTGAAGGATGTCATCGGAAGCAAATTTCTTTCGATGGACAACACTGAGCTTCATTCGAAAGGCATTGAGTATTTGACGCAGTCCGGAATTAAGGTTTTGGATTTCCCATCCGATTTAGATATAGTTGCGGATGTCGGAACTATgctacaaagaaaaattaacctGAAACGGCAAGCTTCGACAGTATCAACCAGAGACGAACTTTTGAAGATAATCGATGAAAGTTGGAGAGAAATTCCGGACGGGTTTGTCAAGAACTGTATTCTATCGATGCCACAAAGATTGAAGgatgtaataaaaaatgaagGAGGACTATACTGA